A single window of Treponema denticola ATCC 35405 DNA harbors:
- a CDS encoding L-cystine transporter yields the protein MDIIWICGIVAAALLLMYGIRYMKKLNMSFNVRVVTALVVGIIFGAILQLTVKDSALIKKAMSWITLVGSGYVRLLRMIVYPLIIVSITKSIATQKQNIGKAAGRILAVLVITVAIAALVGALTTSAFGLSAENLTAGESEIARGKAMEGRLHDFEAKPIQQQILEIIPTNPFYAFSGQGSNATLATVFFSAMLGFAALFLKRSNPDSADVFIKWLNSCSDVVMRLVRMVLRITPYGVLALMINITSTSNFSEILRLIGFIGASYIAIIIMFVVHGLYLLTAGLNPITFFKKSVSNLMFAFTSRSSAGALPLTVSNQVNNLGVPEGIANLAGSLGTSIGQNGCAGIYPAMLAVMIAPTLGINPLAPVFLVKLIVITALGSFGIVGVGGGATFAAIIVLSSMGLPITLAGLLVAIEPLIDMGRTALNVSDSLLSGVIAAKRTGELDESIYNRKEIIVE from the coding sequence ATGGACATAATCTGGATATGCGGCATTGTAGCCGCAGCATTGTTACTCATGTATGGAATTAGATACATGAAAAAACTTAATATGAGCTTTAATGTACGTGTAGTTACAGCTCTTGTTGTAGGCATCATCTTTGGTGCAATACTACAGCTTACAGTTAAAGATTCAGCTCTGATAAAAAAAGCTATGAGCTGGATTACTTTAGTAGGAAGCGGTTATGTAAGATTGCTTAGAATGATTGTTTATCCTCTAATCATTGTAAGCATTACAAAATCAATTGCTACACAAAAACAAAATATCGGAAAAGCAGCAGGAAGAATTTTAGCTGTTCTTGTAATCACTGTTGCAATAGCAGCACTTGTGGGAGCTCTTACAACTTCTGCGTTCGGCTTGTCGGCAGAAAATCTTACAGCCGGTGAAAGTGAAATTGCAAGAGGAAAGGCAATGGAAGGCAGACTTCATGACTTTGAGGCAAAACCGATTCAGCAGCAAATTCTTGAAATTATCCCGACCAACCCCTTCTACGCATTTTCAGGTCAAGGCTCAAATGCAACCTTGGCTACGGTTTTCTTCTCGGCAATGCTTGGCTTTGCAGCCTTATTCTTAAAAAGAAGCAATCCCGACAGTGCAGACGTATTTATTAAATGGCTTAATTCTTGCTCCGATGTAGTAATGAGGCTTGTCCGAATGGTTCTCCGCATTACGCCTTACGGAGTTTTGGCTCTTATGATTAATATCACCTCAACCTCAAATTTCTCTGAAATTTTAAGGCTTATCGGATTTATAGGAGCAAGCTATATTGCAATTATAATAATGTTTGTTGTACACGGATTATACTTGCTTACGGCAGGATTAAACCCCATAACCTTCTTTAAGAAAAGTGTTTCAAACCTCATGTTTGCATTTACATCAAGGTCTTCCGCAGGAGCTCTTCCTCTTACCGTTTCAAACCAAGTAAACAACTTAGGAGTTCCGGAAGGTATCGCTAACCTTGCAGGAAGTTTAGGTACAAGTATCGGACAAAACGGATGTGCAGGAATTTATCCTGCGATGTTGGCTGTTATGATTGCACCCACTTTAGGAATCAATCCATTGGCACCCGTCTTCCTTGTAAAGCTTATCGTAATTACAGCCTTGGGAAGTTTCGGAATCGTTGGTGTAGGAGGCGGAGCAACATTTGCCGCAATCATAGTTCTATCCTCAATGGGACTTCCGATAACTCTTGCCGGTCTTCTTGTTGCTATTGAACCCCTCATCGACATGGGCCGAACAGCCTTAAACGTAAGCGATTCTCTTCTTTCAGGTGTAATTGCAGCAAAAAGAACAGGTGAATTGGATGAATCTATCTATAACAGAAAAGAAATCATTGTTGAATAA
- a CDS encoding CC/Se motif family (seleno)protein — MTINIDDKVLDYLKKINSKAITIDLIGCASUGVGEPQPVVSPVEPKKDKEEFKLVKSGDIDVYVKNKINASNDTLFVKYKKVLFSEKLIVEGIVF, encoded by the coding sequence ATGACAATAAATATTGATGACAAAGTTTTGGATTATTTAAAAAAAATCAATTCTAAGGCCATAACTATTGACCTTATAGGCTGTGCTTCCTGAGGCGTGGGAGAACCCCAGCCGGTCGTGTCACCGGTAGAGCCCAAAAAAGATAAGGAAGAATTCAAATTGGTAAAGTCGGGAGATATTGATGTTTATGTAAAAAATAAAATCAACGCATCAAACGATACTCTTTTTGTAAAATACAAGAAGGTATTATTTTCCGAAAAACTAATCGTCGAAGGTATCGTCTTTTAA
- a CDS encoding FadR/GntR family transcriptional regulator, giving the protein MKSEEQSLKKEKIASLIQDEILTGRFLAGEYLLPERELADHFDVSRPVVHEALLILQSKGLITMRPRHGCIVNDLSSSISMRLLTELYRNKQISEPEKIEAGLVEFRQLILTHIIKKLINRISKLSVKERYHLFLPLKNKIHFSRSEDIETSAIEDFEFYRTLIDLSDSPIFLLSLETAKEIYKYQFKQFLCENISYADRIPEYKQLFFNALIEADEENSIKVMIKLTQPETYRDAELDNSMRGGCRRL; this is encoded by the coding sequence ATGAAATCGGAGGAACAGAGTTTAAAAAAAGAAAAAATTGCATCGCTTATTCAGGATGAAATTTTAACCGGCCGATTTTTAGCCGGAGAATATCTTCTTCCTGAAAGAGAGCTTGCAGATCATTTTGACGTATCAAGACCCGTAGTGCATGAAGCTCTGCTGATTCTTCAATCCAAGGGGCTCATAACAATGCGTCCGCGTCACGGATGCATTGTAAACGACCTTAGTTCCTCCATATCGATGAGGCTTTTAACCGAGCTTTATCGGAACAAACAGATATCGGAACCCGAAAAGATTGAAGCCGGGCTTGTCGAATTTAGGCAGCTTATTTTAACTCACATTATAAAAAAACTTATAAACCGAATTTCAAAATTATCGGTAAAAGAGCGCTACCATCTTTTTCTTCCTTTAAAAAATAAAATACACTTTTCCCGATCCGAAGATATTGAAACCTCAGCAATTGAAGACTTTGAATTTTACCGTACCTTAATAGATTTATCGGACAGTCCCATTTTTTTACTCAGCCTTGAAACAGCAAAAGAAATTTATAAATACCAATTTAAACAATTTTTATGCGAAAATATCTCCTATGCAGATAGAATCCCTGAATACAAACAACTTTTCTTTAATGCCCTCATCGAGGCGGATGAAGAAAACTCCATAAAAGTAATGATAAAATTAACTCAGCCCGAAACATACAGAGATGCGGAGCTCGATAACAGTATGAGGGGAGGTTGCAGGCGGCTTTAA
- a CDS encoding NAD(P)/FAD-dependent oxidoreductase, translated as MQKEDFKKKLSLLQKKLKRLNLSEMVKISLDVKSVILEGDVSSMEERMEAGYAAARCGFKGVVNDLTINGRGEEPMRLPKIQDSLLEDRNFDAVIIGGGVIGCSIARELSRYDLKIALFEKESDVAMQASGHNDGMIHPGFADNPKKIKGKLNTRGNRMYTKVSEELGFEINRCGSFFLFHHPILKLLVPIMKKRCRLNGVDGDYGYRSREAVKKTDPFMTDKNYGGFWLPSAGVASPMKVTICYAENACENGVEFFSNTALIGIKKEGNTITELITNRGTCRTKLLINAAGVWADKVAGLAGDRFFSIHARKGTDAILDKKLNGLQKTSSAMPNLLRLSKGHSKGGGIMPCVEGNLLIGPNAVEVMDREDFSTKPEALEEIKKHLTLNSKVSPSDIITYYSGTRACTWEEDFIVEASERVDNLVHAAGIQSPGFASAPAIAEDIVKISVSILKKKIDVSLKENFSPVRKAMKPVSEMETNERQALIEKNPQYGKIICRCEQVSEGEIRDSVNNPLNVFTLDAVKRRIRAGAGRCHGGFCTPHVLKIIAEEKGIPIEKLTKKGEGSEIVQPIEKFEAFSGGEK; from the coding sequence ATGCAAAAAGAGGATTTTAAAAAGAAGCTCTCACTTCTACAAAAAAAATTAAAGCGGCTTAATCTCAGCGAAATGGTTAAAATTTCCCTCGATGTAAAATCCGTTATTTTAGAAGGCGATGTTTCTTCAATGGAAGAAAGAATGGAAGCAGGTTATGCGGCTGCCCGCTGCGGGTTTAAGGGAGTTGTAAACGATTTAACTATAAACGGCCGTGGAGAAGAACCTATGCGTTTACCCAAAATCCAGGATTCTCTTTTAGAGGACAGGAACTTTGATGCGGTAATTATAGGCGGAGGAGTAATAGGCTGTTCTATCGCCCGCGAACTATCCCGCTACGATTTAAAAATAGCCCTCTTTGAAAAAGAAAGCGATGTTGCGATGCAGGCTTCGGGACACAATGACGGAATGATTCATCCGGGCTTTGCAGATAATCCTAAAAAAATAAAGGGAAAGCTTAACACTCGCGGAAACAGGATGTACACAAAGGTTTCAGAAGAGCTGGGCTTTGAAATAAACCGCTGCGGAAGTTTTTTTCTTTTTCACCATCCTATTTTAAAATTACTGGTTCCCATCATGAAAAAAAGATGTCGCCTCAACGGGGTGGACGGAGATTACGGCTACCGCTCCCGAGAAGCAGTAAAAAAAACAGACCCATTTATGACCGATAAAAACTACGGCGGCTTTTGGCTTCCTTCGGCGGGAGTCGCTTCGCCCATGAAGGTTACTATTTGTTATGCAGAAAACGCTTGCGAAAACGGAGTCGAATTCTTTTCTAACACTGCCCTTATCGGCATCAAAAAAGAAGGTAATACTATTACCGAACTTATAACCAATCGCGGCACTTGCCGAACAAAACTTCTTATAAACGCTGCCGGGGTTTGGGCCGATAAGGTTGCAGGCCTTGCCGGCGACAGATTTTTTTCGATACATGCACGCAAAGGAACGGATGCTATTCTCGATAAGAAACTAAACGGTTTACAAAAAACAAGCTCCGCCATGCCGAATCTTTTAAGACTGAGCAAGGGGCACTCAAAGGGAGGCGGCATCATGCCCTGTGTTGAAGGCAATCTTTTAATAGGCCCTAATGCAGTAGAAGTTATGGATAGGGAGGACTTTTCTACAAAACCCGAAGCCCTTGAAGAAATAAAAAAACACTTAACGCTTAACTCAAAGGTTTCGCCTTCAGACATAATAACCTACTACAGCGGAACAAGGGCCTGCACATGGGAAGAAGATTTTATCGTCGAAGCTTCAGAGCGGGTCGACAACTTGGTACACGCTGCAGGAATTCAGTCCCCGGGCTTTGCTTCCGCTCCGGCCATTGCGGAGGACATCGTAAAGATTTCCGTTTCAATTTTAAAGAAAAAAATAGATGTAAGTTTAAAAGAAAATTTTTCACCCGTCCGAAAGGCTATGAAACCCGTTTCCGAAATGGAAACTAATGAAAGGCAGGCACTAATCGAAAAAAATCCCCAATACGGAAAAATAATCTGCCGCTGCGAACAGGTCAGCGAAGGCGAAATAAGGGATTCGGTAAACAATCCCCTAAACGTATTTACCCTTGATGCCGTTAAAAGAAGAATAAGAGCCGGAGCCGGCAGATGTCACGGAGGCTTTTGTACTCCCCATGTTTTAAAAATTATTGCGGAAGAAAAAGGCATCCCGATAGAAAAGCTTACAAAGAAGGGAGAGGGTTCCGAGATTGTTCAGCCGATAGAAAAGTTTGAAGCCTTTAGCGGAGGCGAAAAATGA
- a CDS encoding NAD(P)/FAD-dependent oxidoreductase produces MKALAFTDYDVIVIGGGPAGMAAALAASEKDPKLKIALIEREGQIGGILKQCIHDGFGLIRFKERLTGPEYAWRYKEMTEAKENIDIFLFTFLTKLKKENDLFCMEFTNPEYGIFELKAKSLVAAMGCRERTDRQVNIHGERPAGIFTAGQAQALINLHGFMPGKKCVILGSGDIGLIMARRLTLEGAHVEGVYEIKPTPSGLSRNIVQCLNDYGIPLHLSATVTEVEGRERVEAVKIAQVDKNMKPIAGTEKRIPCDTLILSVGLIPENDILSSLNVPIDGRTKGPIVDQFMHTEAAGLFSCGNALHVNDLVDYVSESGKIAGEAAGDFALNMRAGAEKLFPLKMSTKAKKLLPLNIVGKILYVVPQKIDTEAEGSIIFYFRAAEEMQNTGLSLKADGKTVFERKYEELKPPEMERFILPCEKLRGAEKLEIVLSESPQKGIETSSEKKEADNGN; encoded by the coding sequence ATGAAAGCACTTGCATTTACCGATTATGATGTCATCGTTATAGGCGGAGGCCCTGCAGGAATGGCTGCAGCTCTGGCTGCCTCAGAAAAAGATCCTAAACTGAAAATTGCCCTTATCGAAAGAGAGGGGCAGATAGGCGGTATCTTAAAACAGTGCATTCATGACGGTTTCGGTTTAATCCGTTTTAAAGAGCGCTTAACCGGCCCCGAATATGCGTGGCGTTATAAAGAAATGACAGAAGCAAAAGAAAATATAGATATTTTTCTTTTTACCTTTTTAACCAAGTTAAAAAAAGAAAATGATTTGTTCTGCATGGAATTTACAAATCCTGAATACGGAATTTTTGAGCTTAAAGCAAAGAGTCTTGTTGCAGCTATGGGCTGCCGCGAAAGGACGGACAGGCAGGTAAACATTCACGGGGAAAGGCCCGCAGGTATTTTTACGGCAGGACAGGCACAAGCCCTCATAAACCTGCACGGGTTTATGCCCGGGAAAAAATGCGTAATCTTAGGTTCGGGAGACATAGGCCTTATAATGGCCCGCCGCCTTACTCTTGAAGGGGCTCATGTAGAGGGGGTATACGAAATTAAGCCTACCCCCTCAGGCCTCAGCCGAAATATCGTGCAATGCCTTAATGACTACGGCATTCCCCTCCATCTATCCGCGACGGTTACCGAGGTTGAGGGCAGGGAAAGGGTCGAAGCTGTAAAGATTGCCCAAGTAGATAAAAACATGAAACCGATTGCAGGAACCGAAAAAAGAATCCCCTGCGATACCCTGATTTTAAGCGTAGGCCTCATTCCCGAAAACGATATACTGTCAAGCTTAAATGTTCCTATAGACGGAAGAACAAAGGGCCCCATCGTTGACCAATTTATGCACACGGAAGCTGCGGGGCTCTTTTCTTGCGGAAATGCCTTGCATGTAAACGACCTTGTAGATTATGTTTCCGAGTCGGGAAAAATCGCAGGAGAAGCAGCCGGCGATTTTGCTTTAAACATGAGGGCCGGGGCGGAAAAACTTTTTCCGTTAAAGATGAGCACGAAAGCTAAAAAACTTTTGCCTTTAAATATCGTCGGAAAAATTCTCTATGTTGTTCCGCAAAAAATCGACACTGAGGCAGAGGGCTCTATTATCTTTTATTTTAGAGCCGCAGAAGAAATGCAAAACACCGGCCTAAGCTTAAAAGCAGACGGCAAAACCGTCTTTGAGCGAAAATACGAAGAGCTTAAACCTCCCGAAATGGAACGCTTTATTCTGCCTTGCGAAAAATTAAGAGGAGCCGAAAAGCTTGAAATAGTTTTAAGCGAATCTCCGCAAAAAGGCATCGAAACTTCATCGGAAAAAAAGGAGGCCGATAATGGAAACTAA
- a CDS encoding DUF1667 domain-containing protein: METKSLICTACPRGCRLSVKIENENISVSGNKCPKGLSYGKTEAVCPMRILTSTIASSVEGFPRLPVKTSVEVPLKNFSEYMHLIRKLKADSSKMPGDIIVKNFAESGADLIAAGGSL, from the coding sequence ATGGAAACTAAAAGCCTTATTTGCACAGCCTGCCCCAGAGGCTGCCGCTTGAGCGTAAAAATCGAAAATGAAAACATCAGCGTTTCCGGTAATAAATGCCCCAAGGGTCTTTCCTACGGAAAAACGGAAGCCGTCTGCCCGATGAGAATTCTTACAAGCACGATAGCATCTTCGGTAGAAGGCTTTCCGAGGCTCCCCGTAAAAACAAGCGTAGAAGTTCCTTTAAAAAACTTTTCAGAATATATGCATCTTATCCGCAAGCTTAAAGCGGACTCATCAAAAATGCCCGGCGACATAATCGTAAAAAACTTTGCCGAAAGCGGAGCCGATTTAATCGCAGCAGGAGGCTCCCTATGA
- a CDS encoding FGGY-family carbohydrate kinase — MKTILTVDCGTQSLRTMLFDLKGNILAANRIPYKPHTSPQPAWAEQDVKVYWNALKEGLAGLKEKEPLHFKNIAGMGISSMRATTVLVGKDGNVLRPAIVWLDNRTARGPYHPNRLIRTAFHAAGVYDSIITVQSNCKINWFRENEPEIWDKTWKMFFLSGWFIYKLTGKPCDVVSSMVGYIPFVNRKRTWAKKHSIEETLMPLENEKRHDLIESGKIIGTLTDEVSKELGLPQGIPLVACGSDKACETIGAGVIDSSMASLSFGTTATIEVCSKKYFEYKKLFPAYCGILPDTWLSELEIFRGYWMISWFKEELGKEECKAAESKGIIPEVILDKLLHASPPGGRGLMLQPYWGASIFDRYAKGSIIGFGDVHGREDLYRAIIEGLAYSLREGLELIEAKGNLRCEKVAASGGASQSDAICQITADILNRPLVRGKTPEASSLGAAIITAAGIGEHASIKDAVKEMVLYEKEFTPNPEHRTLYDGLFSVYKKIYPALKDIYKDIQRVTNYPETKKMNG, encoded by the coding sequence ATGAAGACCATCTTAACGGTCGATTGCGGAACCCAAAGTTTGCGTACAATGCTCTTTGACTTAAAGGGAAATATCTTGGCGGCAAACCGCATTCCGTATAAGCCTCATACAAGCCCTCAACCTGCATGGGCCGAACAAGATGTAAAAGTTTACTGGAATGCTCTAAAAGAAGGCCTTGCCGGTCTTAAAGAAAAAGAGCCTCTTCACTTTAAAAATATTGCCGGAATGGGCATATCTTCGATGAGGGCTACAACGGTTCTTGTCGGCAAGGACGGAAATGTGCTGCGGCCTGCAATCGTATGGCTCGACAACAGGACTGCACGAGGCCCCTATCATCCCAACCGCCTTATACGCACGGCCTTTCATGCTGCGGGAGTTTATGATTCTATAATTACGGTTCAATCAAATTGTAAGATAAACTGGTTTAGAGAAAACGAGCCTGAAATATGGGATAAAACATGGAAGATGTTTTTTCTTTCGGGTTGGTTTATTTATAAGCTGACAGGAAAGCCTTGCGATGTAGTCTCCTCGATGGTAGGCTACATTCCCTTTGTAAACCGAAAAAGAACATGGGCAAAAAAACATTCGATTGAAGAAACTCTCATGCCCTTAGAAAACGAAAAAAGGCATGACCTTATAGAAAGCGGAAAAATAATCGGCACTTTAACGGACGAAGTTTCAAAAGAATTGGGACTCCCGCAAGGCATTCCACTTGTTGCCTGCGGAAGCGACAAGGCTTGCGAAACCATAGGGGCAGGCGTAATAGATTCTTCTATGGCGTCTTTAAGTTTCGGCACAACAGCCACAATCGAAGTCTGCTCAAAAAAATACTTTGAATATAAAAAACTCTTTCCTGCCTACTGCGGCATTCTCCCCGATACATGGCTTTCGGAATTGGAAATCTTCCGAGGCTATTGGATGATAAGCTGGTTTAAGGAAGAGCTGGGCAAGGAAGAATGTAAGGCAGCCGAATCTAAGGGCATCATCCCTGAAGTTATTTTGGATAAACTTTTACATGCCTCGCCTCCGGGCGGAAGGGGCCTCATGCTCCAGCCCTACTGGGGAGCAAGTATCTTTGACCGCTATGCAAAGGGGAGCATCATAGGCTTCGGCGATGTTCACGGAAGAGAAGACTTATACAGGGCTATAATCGAAGGCCTTGCCTACTCCTTGCGTGAAGGTTTGGAATTAATCGAAGCAAAAGGAAATTTAAGATGCGAAAAGGTTGCAGCCTCAGGAGGAGCTTCTCAAAGCGATGCAATCTGCCAAATTACCGCAGACATTTTAAACCGTCCCCTTGTACGGGGAAAAACGCCGGAAGCTTCTTCCCTAGGAGCCGCAATCATAACCGCTGCAGGAATCGGAGAGCATGCTTCAATCAAAGATGCCGTAAAGGAAATGGTCTTATACGAAAAGGAATTTACACCGAACCCTGAACACCGCACCCTTTATGACGGCCTTTTCAGCGTATACAAAAAAATATATCCTGCACTAAAAGATATTTATAAGGATATACAAAGAGTAACAAATTATCCCGAAACAAAAAAGATGAACGGGTAA
- a CDS encoding FAD-binding oxidoreductase, producing the protein MGKRYEYKDFKPVWEQVPPPKGSFREAAKWGDPNEFKEPNERLYKYMKTVFGIGDETFKQKRFEGLEALPENLPVNLDQKHIEVLKEIFGEADVSTAVKDRVSVAYGKTMYDAYRLREGILENIADVVVYPSSHDQIVKLVKYANEHKIPLYVYGGGSSVTRGVEAVRGGISLDMRKNFNKVLTFNETDQTITVQAGMSGPQLEAHLNNAQKEFNAKMAYTCGHFPQSFEYSSVGGWVVTRGAGQNSTYYGNIKDIVFQQTYITPAGIVKSYGLPAHAVGPDIDELMMGSEGSFGILTNVTLRFFKYRPETRKKFSFIFKTWEDGMKACREIMQNESGFPSVFRLSDAEETDMALKLYGVEGTIAETAMNLMGYKPMKRCLFLGWSEGAKEFSKQLYKKVKRICKQNGGLFLTGKPVDGWEHGRFTDPYLRESLQDYGVIIDTMECSVTWDMMPKVHEEVRRFAKSRPHTVCMTHLSHAYPQGANLYFIFIGLFKNKEEYVEYQYGIFDNIMKAGAAMSHHHGVGKMTAAWVEESIGQTNFEIFKALKKHFDPNNIMNPGGTLGLDMTEDQKRKPKYAGKTWEENF; encoded by the coding sequence ATGGGAAAAAGATATGAGTACAAGGATTTTAAACCGGTTTGGGAACAGGTACCGCCTCCAAAGGGCTCTTTTAGAGAAGCGGCAAAGTGGGGAGACCCAAACGAATTTAAGGAGCCTAACGAAAGACTTTATAAATATATGAAAACGGTCTTCGGCATAGGAGATGAGACATTTAAACAAAAGAGGTTTGAAGGACTTGAAGCCTTGCCTGAAAACCTTCCCGTAAACCTTGACCAAAAACACATTGAGGTCTTAAAAGAAATTTTCGGAGAGGCGGATGTCAGCACAGCCGTTAAGGACAGGGTATCGGTCGCTTACGGAAAAACCATGTATGATGCCTACCGCCTCCGTGAGGGCATCTTAGAAAACATCGCCGATGTTGTAGTATACCCTTCAAGCCATGACCAAATAGTTAAGCTCGTAAAATATGCGAATGAGCACAAAATTCCCCTCTATGTGTACGGAGGCGGTTCTTCCGTTACCAGAGGCGTTGAGGCAGTAAGGGGCGGCATATCCCTCGATATGCGTAAAAACTTTAACAAAGTTTTAACCTTTAACGAAACTGACCAGACAATTACGGTTCAAGCCGGAATGTCGGGGCCCCAACTGGAAGCTCACTTAAACAATGCTCAAAAAGAATTCAATGCAAAGATGGCCTACACTTGCGGACACTTCCCGCAATCCTTTGAATACTCCTCCGTGGGAGGCTGGGTAGTTACCCGAGGAGCAGGGCAAAATTCCACATACTACGGAAACATAAAGGACATAGTTTTTCAACAAACATACATAACTCCTGCGGGCATCGTTAAAAGCTACGGGCTTCCCGCTCATGCGGTCGGACCGGACATCGACGAGCTTATGATGGGGAGCGAGGGCTCTTTTGGAATTCTTACAAATGTTACCTTGCGGTTTTTTAAATACAGGCCGGAAACCCGCAAAAAGTTCAGCTTTATATTTAAAACTTGGGAAGACGGAATGAAGGCTTGCCGAGAGATTATGCAAAACGAATCGGGCTTCCCCTCGGTGTTTAGACTTTCGGATGCGGAAGAAACCGACATGGCTTTAAAGCTCTACGGAGTTGAAGGCACAATAGCCGAAACAGCGATGAACCTCATGGGATATAAACCGATGAAACGCTGCCTCTTTTTAGGCTGGAGCGAAGGAGCTAAAGAATTTTCAAAGCAGCTTTACAAAAAGGTAAAACGGATATGTAAACAAAACGGCGGACTTTTTTTAACGGGCAAGCCTGTAGACGGCTGGGAGCACGGCCGCTTTACGGATCCGTATCTAAGAGAATCCTTACAAGATTACGGAGTAATAATAGACACAATGGAATGCAGCGTAACATGGGATATGATGCCGAAAGTTCATGAAGAGGTAAGAAGATTTGCAAAATCCCGCCCTCACACGGTCTGCATGACTCATCTTTCCCATGCCTATCCGCAAGGGGCAAACCTGTACTTCATCTTTATAGGCCTTTTTAAAAACAAGGAAGAATATGTGGAATACCAGTACGGCATCTTCGATAACATAATGAAGGCAGGAGCGGCCATGAGCCACCACCACGGTGTCGGCAAGATGACGGCAGCTTGGGTAGAAGAATCCATAGGACAAACCAATTTTGAAATCTTTAAGGCTCTAAAAAAACACTTCGACCCGAACAATATAATGAATCCGGGCGGTACCCTTGGCCTCGATATGACGGAAGACCAAAAGAGAAAACCTAAATACGCCGGAAAAACTTGGGAGGAAAATTTTTAG